TGGTGGCACATTACGTACCGCAAAACTTCCTTCAGAAGTGTTCAGCCAAAAACACCGCGTAATTAAAGTGCGTATTGGTAAAGCTATTTCGGTAACGGAACAAAACGAACATGCTACGCTCGAAGAATACTCAGAGTTTTTGAGAAGGAAAACTTATATGCTTGCAAATCCTTTTGAAAAGGAAAGCAAATTATTGACTCCTCCGAATTTAAAGATTCCGAAAAGCCCTAAAAAAATTGTTACTCCCGCAAATGGAGAAAAAATAATTGCCGAAGTTGATGCTTTAAGAAGTACAGATTGTCGTCTGTTACAGAGTAAAAACTATGAGGTTTTCTTTGCTGAAGCAGCTCAAATACCAAATATTCTTCACGAACTAGGTAGACTTAGAGAAATTACTTTTAGAGAAGTTGGCGAAGGAACAAATGAACCTATTGATTTAGATAAATTTGACCAATATTACCACCACATGTTTTTATGGGATGATGATGCCAAGAAAATTGCCGGTGCATACCGAATGGGATTGGGTTCAGAAATTTATCCAAAATATGGAATGGATGGTTTTTATCTAAACGATTTGTTTCGATTTGAGCCTGAATTACACGATATGATGCACAAATCTATTGAAATGGGACGCGCATTTATCATTAAAGAATACCAGCAAAAACCAATGCCTCTTTTTCTACTTTGGAAAGGAATTATTCATACCACATTACGTTATCCAGAACATAAATTCCTGCTTGGCGGCGTAAGTATCAGCAATCAATTTTCAGATTTTTCGAAATCGCTAATGATTGAATTTATGAAATCAAATTATTACGATCCCTATATTGCACAATACATTCATCCGAAGAAAGCGTATAAAGTAAAACTGAAAGATGCGGATAAAGATTTCATTTTTGACGAAGCCGAATCAGATTTAAATAAATTTGACAAAATAATTGATGAGCTGGAACCAGGAAGTTTACGCTTACCCGTTTTAATTAAAAAGTACATCAAACAAAATGCAAGAGTAGTCGCCTTTAATGTTGACCCTTTATTCAACAACGCTATTGACGGATTGATGTATATCAGAATTGCAGATATTCCAGAAAGTACGATGAAACCCGTTATGGAAGAATTTCAGGCTGAACTGGAACGAAAACTAACTGAAAAAGAAGATTAATAAAAAAATCCCGATTGAATCGGGATTTTTTATGCTTTAAAACCAAGCTTTCTTTCCAACTTGATAGGTTTGATAAAACTCTTCGTCTGATTTTATTAAATATATAATTCCTTCTATAACGCCTAATAAACCTGTAACTGTTCCACAAGTGCAGATACTAATTACCAACCATATTATTCCTTCGGTGGTATATCCTAAAAGGAATTTATGAATTCCAAATGGTCCTAAAAGTATAGCAAGAAGTCCTGCAGAAATTTTTTTATTATCCTCATAAACAGGGCGAGGATTGTTCCATTCTTCGTGTTTTGAATTTTCCATAGATTAATTATTATGTGATTGTAATTCAACACTTAAAAATACTAAAAAATAGATTACATTTTAAAATCTAATTTGATTTTTAGTGTTTTACTTTATAAATACAATGCCTTAATTTTATCTACAATGACCTGAGCCAATCGTTCGTGACTTTCAAATGTCCATCCTGCAATGTGTGGCGTGAGAATTACGTTCTTAGCTTGCAACAAATATTGAAAGGCTTCTGGTGTGTTTTTATCCTGAAATAAAGTTTCAAAAGACAATTTTTCATATTCTAAAACATCTAATCCTGCTCCAAGAATTTTACCTGATTGCATTGCAGCAACTAAATCTGCTGTAACAATGTTCTTACCGCGTGAAGTATTAATAATCCAAAACGGTTTGGCAAAATTATTGATGAAAGCTGCATTTACCATTTTATCCGTTTCTGGAGTCCATGGAATATGCAAGCTCAAGACATCTGCCTTTTGTTGTAATTCCTGTAACGAAACTTGCTTAGCATTTGCATCACCCTCATTTTCCTGAATGTCATAACACACTACTTCAACATCAAATCCTCGGAGTTTTTTAGCAAATGATTTTCCCATGTTACCATAACCAATAATTCCAACAGTTTTTCCATCAAGTTCATGCCCTCGATTGCTTTCTCGGTTCCAATGCCCTGATCTAATTTCGCTATCGGCTTGATTTAATTTATTAAAAAGCGACAAAATCATTCCTAATGTATGTTCAGCAACTGCATTTCGGTTTCCTTCAGGCGCAGCAATAAGCGTAATGTTTTTTGATGAAGCATAATCACAATCAATGCTTTCTAAACCAGCACCTACTCGAGCTATAAATTGCAAATTAATAGCCTTGTCCAAAAAGGTTTTATCAATTTTGAAACGGCTTCGAATAACAATTCCGTGATAGTCCTGAATTTTAGCTTCAATTTCTTCTTTGGAAGATTTGAAATCCTGAAAATTACTGAAACCAGCTTGTTGCAATTGATCCCAAAGTACGGGATGATTGCTATCGATATGAAGGATTTTTATGCCCATAAAATAGCTTGTTTTTTGATACATCAAATTAACAAAAAAAATACGGTTTATTGTTTTAAGAAAAAAATTAGCAAGAAATGCCTAAATTAGCGTCACCTTTATTGTTTACAACAAATCAATTCCAAAATGAAATTAACAAGAACGTTTAAAGCCTTTTTTGAAAGCGAAAAAGCAGGTGGAGTTATTTTGCTTCTTGCTACTATCTTTTCTCTTAGTCTTGCTAATTCATCTATACAAACGGAATACATTAGTTTTTGGAACATTCAATTGGGCCATCATTCCATAACACATTGGATTAATGACGGATTGATGACAATTTTTTTCCTTTTAATTGGTTTGGAATTAGAGCGCGAAATTTATGATGGTGAATTATCCAATATCAAAAATGCTGCGTTACCTATTTTTGGAGCTTTAGGAGGAATGTTGATTCCGGCTGGAATTTTTTTAGCACTGAATTTTGGAACCATTACGCAAAACGGCGCAGGAATTCCGATGGCTACTGATATTGCATTTGCTATTGGTATTTTATCGCTTTTAGGAAATCGGGTGCCAGCTTCGCTCAAAATATTTTTGACTGCACTGGCTGTAATTGATGATTTAGGAGCGCTAATTGTGATTGCTGTTTTCTATACAGATACGATTTCATTTTTAAATTTATTTATTGCTTTTGCAATTATGGGAGTTTTGTTTCTGCTAAACAGAAGAAAAGTACACCATCTAGCACCTTATTTAATTGGCGGAATTGGGATGTGGTATTTCATGCTTAATTCTGGCGTACATGCCACCATAACTGGAGTTTTGTTAGCGTTTGTGATTCCTTTTGGTGACGGAGGTAAAAAAACATCTTCGTATAGACTACAGCATTTTCTACACAAACCAGTGGCATTTTTTATTTTGCCCTTATTTGCAATTTCAAATACTTGCATTGCAATAGATTCAAATTGGAGTGAAGGACTCAATAATACGAATACAATTGGCATATTAGCAGGTCTTGTAGTTGGAAAACCATTGGGAATTTGGCTTTTTTCGTTCCTAAGTGTTGGTTTAGGAATTTGTGCTTTACCAAAAGATTTAAAATGGAAAGATATTTTGGGAGCAGGAATGTTAGGTGGAATTGGCTTTACTATGTCTTTTTTTATTACACTGCTCGCATTTAAAAATGATGGAGAAGATGTAATTACTTACTCTAAAATTGCCATTCTGATTGCTTCTTTTATCGCAGGAACTATTGGTTTCCTTTGGTTGAAGTTTTATCCAAAAAAATAAAACCAAATAAACATTACCTTATTTAGGCTAAAATATTTATTTGGTTTTAAAGGCCTTGTTTTATAAACTGGTCCAATAATCAAGTACTGTTATTTTATCTGGCTTTGGATTCAAAAGAGCCCCAAACGCTTTGTGGTCTGGATGAATCAAATACGCATCTCTATCAGCTTCGCTATAAAATGTCAAGAAAAAACAATGTGTTAAACCATTATTCAAATTTTCAGGACTATTATTCGTTCCCCATTCAAAGGATTTTATCAATGGTATTTTAGCGGGCAAATTTCCAAAAGCAGTTACAATCTTGCTAATATCTGCTGGATTAGTGCCTTCTTTCCATCCAAACATAACTACATGCCTAAGCACTTGTTTTGGTTTGTCTTGTTGGGCATTTATCGTATTGAAAGTTGCCATTAAAAATAGAAGTACAAATAGTAGTTTTTTCATTTTATGTTTTTTCCAAATATACTATTTATTTAAATTGGATTTACAGCACTTTTTTTTGCGTGAGGGATAGTAGTTAGCTACCGAAGTAGCGCATATATCCCGACAGTTCGGGACGACTACAATACCAAAAAGGGTCTTCTCAGCGTAATGTTGAGAAGACCCTTTTTGGTGTTTTGGTCACGCCCAAATGGTGTTTATCCTTTGATTTGTTTTAAAGAAGTTTTGATTCCTTTGATTAATGACGAACTGAATCCGTGTAATTCCATTTCGTTCAATCCTGCAATAGTACAACCTTGCGGTGTAGTTACGCGGTCAATTAATTGTTCTGGATGTCCTTTTTCTTCTAATAACATTTCGGCTGCTCCTTTTACGGTTTGGGCTGAAATGGCTAAAGCTGTTTGCCAGTCAAATCCTATTTCAATTCCTGCTTGCATGGAAGCACGAATGTAACGAAGTGCAAAAGCGGTTCCGCTAGCCGCCAAAACTGTAGCTGCGTCCATTAATTTTTCGTCAATAATAGGCGCTGTTCCTAAAGTCTGAAAAAGAGCTACAGTATCTTGTGCTTTGTCTTTGTCTTTTTCATGAAAAGCGATACAGGTTGCTGATGCACCAAATTGTGCTGCAATATTTGGCATGATTCGAACTGCACTATTAGAAGCTCCAATCTTGTTTTGTAAATTTTCAATAGACAATCCACTCACTGCCGAAGCAATTACTTTATTAGAAATTACAGGAAGTATTTCGGCTAAAACAGTATCTACTTGATACGGTTTGATAGTCAATATTATAACATCTGCTTCTTGAATTTGATGTTTATTATCTGTAGAAACAGTAATGCATAATTTTTCAAGATATAAAATACTAGCTGTGTTTCGTCTGGTTACGGTTACTTGATTGTCTTGTGAAAATTTTGATATTCCTAATGCTATAGAAACACCTAAGTTTCCTCCTCCAATAATATGTACTTTCATGCTGTTTTTTTTAAACTCCTAAAATCAATTTTGCAATTGTAAAATACAAGATGATGCCAAAAACATCATTTGTTGTTGTTATAAATGGTCCCGTTGCAATGGCAGGATCTATCTTTTTCTTGTGCAAAAATAAAGGCACTAACGTTCCTAATGTTGCTGCAAATAAAATAACCACTATAATAGAAATAGAAATAGCTAATCCTACTTGAAATTGCCCATACATGATGGTATGGTACGCCAATACTAACAAGGAAATTATGGTTCCTGAAATCATGGCGACTGTAATTTCTTTGCTAAAATATTCTTTGCTAAAACCTTTCAAAGTACCATTTGCTAATCCTTGAACAATAATTGCCGAAGCTTGAACGCCAATATTTCCTGCAGTCGCTGAAAGCAAAGGCATAAAAATAATCAAGGTATAAAATTGTTGTGATGTAGCTTCATTCCCTTTCAAAACATAAGACGCAACTAGCTCAATTAACATTCCCATAATTAGCCATGGTAATCTCGCTTTGGTATGTTCGTAAACACTATCATCCGCTTCTACGTCTTGGGTGATACCCGCAGCCATCTGGTAATCTTTATCCGCTTCTTCTTTGATTACATCCACGATATCATCAATAGTGATTCGGCCTACCAAACGTCCTAATTCATCAACCACTGGAATGGCTTCTAAATCGTATTTCTGCATGATTCTCGCTACCTCAATATCTTCAGTATCTACATTAACTGAATTTAATTTCCGAATGTAAACGTCATTTATAGGTGTTCTTGAAGATGTAGTCAATAAATCTTTGAGAGACAAACGTCCTTTCAATCTGTCTTCATCATCAACCACATAAATAGAATGTACTCTAGAAATATTTACTGCTTGAATGCGCATTTCTTTTACACAAGTAAGTACGTTCCAGTTCTCATTAACTTTAACTAACTCTTTATGCATAATTCCTCCAGCAGTATCTTCAGCGTAACGCAATAAATCAACAATGTCTTTTGCGTGCTCAACATCTTGTAACTCAGAGATTACTTCGGCTTTGATTTCTTGAGAAAGTTCCGCAATAATATCTGCGGCATCATTTGTTTCAAGCTCATCTAATTCCTCCGCAATTTCTTTTGGAGAAAGTCTTTTTAATATATTTTCCCGCAAATCATCTTCTAATTCTAGAAGAATTTCTGCTGTTTTATCACTGTCTAATACTTTAAAAATGTAGGTCGCCTCTTCAAAATCAAGTTCGTCTAGAACCTCAGCAATATCAGCATGGTGCATGTCATTCAATAAAACTTCCAATTGATGGTCGTTTTTACTTTGAATGAGTTGCTCTAATTCGCGGATTAGTTCTTTGCTGATTTTAAACTCCATCGGCTTCTATTTTTTGGGTAAGTTCTATAAACTGTTCTACACTAAGTTGTTCTGGGCGAAGATCAAAAACTTTGTCTTCTCTCAAATTATCAGACAAATTTAAGGTTTTTAAACTGTTACGCAAGGTTTTTCTACGTTGCTGAAAAGCAGTTTTTACCACTGTGAAAAATAATTTTTCACCACAAGGCAAACTAAAATCTTCTTTTCTGCGCAAACGCAATACTCCTGATTTTACTTTTGGTGGTGGGTTAAAAACATGTTCGTCAACCGTAAACAAATATTCCGCATCATAAAAAGCCTGGGCTAAAACCGAAAGAATTCCATAGGTTTTGCTTCCTTTTTTCTCACAGATGCGTTCTGCAACTTCTTTTTGAAACATTCCTGCAAATTCTGGAATTTGATTCCGAAATTCTAATGTTCTAAAAACAATTTGAGTTGAAATATTATATGGAAAATTCCCTATTATCGCGAATTGCTTGCCTTCAAAAATCTCATTTATATTGTATTTCAGGAAATCTTTTGAGATAATTTTATCCTTCAATTTTGGATAATTACTATCTAAATATTCCACAGATTCCGTGTCAATTTCTATCACGTAGGTATTGATCGGTTTTTCTAATAAATATTTTGTCAAAACACCCATTCCTGGACCTATTTCTAAAACATCCTCATAGCCTTCTAGATTCAAGGTATCCGCAATGGCTTGAGCGATACTTTCGTCTTTCAGGAAATGTTGTCCGAGGTGTTTTTTGGCTTTTACTTTTTCCATATTGTCATTGCGAGGCACGAAGCAATCTCGCTTATTTTTAAGTTTATTTTGCCACGAAGGCACAAAGACGCAAAATGTTTTCTAATGTTCTGAAATCAATTCTAACTCTGTTATAAAAGTCAACATTCTGTCCCCAAAAAGTTTTGTTCCTTCTTCACGCAAAGCCGGTGCATCTTCTTGATAATATTTCTCCAAAGTTTCTTTACTGTCCGTAGTGTATTGAACAGAATAGGTTACTCCTCCCATTTCTTCTTCAACTAATACTCTAACCATTCTGGCAGAAGAGAATTTTCCTGTTGCCAAAACCTCTGGAATGTGTTTGTGTTGCATCCAAATCATCCATTGATCGTGAACACTTTCGTGTATGTTTGTAGTAACGTTATATAGTATCATTTTTCACTGTTTAATCGTTGATTTGTTTAATTGGTTAACCTATTAAACCTAATTTACAAATTTGTATCTCCTCGTAATTCTCTAAATTTTCTCCTTGCTTCAACAAAGTAAATACTGTCTTGGTGGCTAAAAATTATTTTTTCGTACAATGTCTTTGCTTTTTCAGGCATTTGCAATTGTTTATTGTAAATTTCGGCAGCATAATATAAAGCTTCATCAATGTAGATTCCATCATTATGCTGATCAATTATAGTTTGATATTGGCTTAAAGCCAAGGTATAATCACCTAATTTTTCATATGTTTTACCTAACCTCAACAAGGTTACCGCTTCTATTTCCTGTCCTTTAAACGTTTTCAAAATAGTCTGAAATTGCAATACCGCTTCCTGATTCCTATTTTGATACAAAAGATAATCTCCTTTAGCAAATGCCGCCAAGGCTGTTTGCGTTGAATCAGCAACCGTATTGTCATTTATCAAAAGAAAATATTCTAAAGCATCATTCGCAATTAGTTGCGTATTCGCTGATTTCAATTCCTTAAATTGTTTCAAAGCCCAAGCGAAATCTGTTTTGAAATAGCTCGTTTTTGCTGCCTTCAAACTTGCTTCATGCGCCACAACATCATTCTTCAAATCCAATTCTATTTGTGAATAATACAACAATGCTTGATTGAATTTTTCTTCATAAAGCAAAATATCTGCCAATTCCATTTTGGCTTGAGCCACTTCATACGTATTCAATGATAACGCAAGTGCTTTCTTCACCACCGCTTTTCCTTCTTCTGGATTTTTTAAATTAAAAGTTAAAAAATGTGCCTGAATCAGTTGCAAAGGTAAGGTAAAAGGATTTATTTCATATTCTTGTAACAAATGGTTTAGTTCTGCGTTAATCGTTACAAAATCTTTCGGCTGCGCAACTTTGATTTTCATCTTTATCAAATAGGCATTTGCTTGAATTAGCAACTCTAAATCTTTTGTGTTTTCCAAAACAAAACCTAAAATTTCCTTAGCAGCCTCACCGTTTTCTTCTTCAATAGCAAGTTGTCCTAAATTCACAATATTCGATAACGATTCGGGATTGCGTTTGTAAATTGCTTTTTCCTGAATAAACGCTTTTTCAAACTCTTTATGTTGCACATAAAACCAACTCAAATAATGGTTCCAAAACAGGTCTTGGTTCTTCTGAGTTCTAATAATTAATGCTTTGCGTAAGCTGTTATCAAAACTAGCATCTCCTTCGTCAGCCATAAACCGCGCGAGTTGATTTTGAATTTGTATCGAATTTTGAGGATTAGCAAACGCTTCATCTAAAAAAGTAGAAATCATCATTTCAACATTCCCTAACTGACCATAAAGCAATCCTATTTGATAATTAAAATTAAAATTAGGCTGTAATTCAACTGCTTTTTGATAGGATTTCAAGGCATAGTCCAGAAGTACTTTACGCTCAAATGAATTGGAAATACTATAAACTTCATTTGGATTTTTTTGGATTCTGTCAAAAGCTTTTTCGTAATATATCTTGGCTTTATCCTCCTTTTTTTGCAACTGAAAATTATATCCCAATTCGACCAAAAGATTCCCTTGTTTGTATTTATCAAATCGGGCTTGAATGGCTTTTTCTGCAACATCATAGCGTTGCAATTGTTGGTAACAATCAATAGTTCTTAAAAAATATTGGGAGTTTTGAGGTATATCTTGAAGCAATTCTTCGTAACTGATTAGGGCTTTTTCGAAATCGCCTTTGTCATAATAATACTGCGCTAATTGCTCGTTTTGCGAAAAACAAACCAATGAAAAAAACAGGGAGATATGTAGAAAGAGTTTTTTCATTGTTAATTTTTTTACTAAATAACACTTAATCAAAAGTCATTTAACCGCAAATTCGCAAATTTTATTTTTATTGAATTATAAAATAATTTGCGAATTTGTGGTAAGTGAAAATTGACCAAATTTAGTTTATAATATCAAATCCGCAAAACGGACGCAATACCTCAGGAACTACAATTCCTTCTGGCGTTTGGTAATTTTCTAAAATTCCAGCTAAAACTCTTGGCAAAGCCAATGAACTTCCGTTTAAAGTGTGTGCCAATTGATTTTTTCCGTCTTTATCTTTGAAACGTAATTTCAAACGATTCGCTTGGAAAGTCTCAAAATTAGAAACAGAACTGATTTCTAACCAACGTTCTTGTGCCGTAGAAAACACTTCAAAATCATAGGTCAATGCTGATGTGAAACCCATATCCCCTCCACAAAGACGCAAAATTCTATAAGGTAATTTCAATTCTTGAAGAATGCCTTTTACATGTTCTACCATTCCGTCTAAAGCTTCATAAGACTTATCAGGATGCTCTACGCGTACAATTTCGACTTTGTCAAATTGATGCAAACGGTTTAATCCACGAACGTGAGCGCCATAAGAACCAGCTTCACGACGGAAACAAGGTGTGTAAGCCGTACATAAAACTGGCAATTCATTTTCGTTCAGAATTACATCTCTAAATAAATTAGTTACTGGAACTTCAGCCGTAGGGATTAAATATAAATTATCTGTAGCGTCATGGTACATTTGTCCTTCTTTATCTGGCAATTGCCCTGTTCCAAAACCTGAAGCTTCATTTACTAAATGAGGCACTTGCATTTCTTTGTAACCCGCTGCTGTATTTTTATCTAAGAAATAATTAATCAAGGCACGTTGTAATTTAGCACCTTTCCCTTTATAAACTGGAAATCCTGCCCCTGTAATTTTTACTCCTAATTCAAAATCAATGATATCGTATTTTTTTACTAGTTCCCAATGTGGTAATGCTCCTTCGTGCAGAACCGGAATATCACCTTCTTGAAAAACATTTAAGTTTTCCTCAGGAGTTTTTCCAACAGGAACAATATCCGCTGGAAGATTCGGAATAGTATATAGTTTTTGTGTTAGCTCATTTGCAAAAATTTCTGCTTTCTCTGCTAAGTCTTTGCTTTTTTCTTTTAGTAGAATTGTTTTTTCTTTTAAAATAGTAGCTTTTGATTTTTCACCACTTTTCATCAAGTCACCAATATCTTTGGATAATTTATTAGATTCGGCTAAAACACCATCAAGCTCTACTTGAGTAGCGCGACGTTTTTCGTCGAGTTGTACCACTTCTTCAACAATAGTTTTGGCATCCATATTTCTTTTTGCCAAAGCTTTGATTACTTTTTCTTGATTTTCTCTAATAAATGCGATTTGTAACATATCCTGATTTTTAAAACTCTTTGTTTGTTTTCAATAACGGAAGCAAATTTAAGGAAATGTTTGATAGAAATGGGACAAAAAATTAGTCAATAGTCCAAAGTCACAATGTCACAAAGTCAAGCTCTAAGAAATAACCTTATTTAGTATCCCTTTATTTAAATATAATATTATGTTGAAAAGACAATGGAATGCAATAGAAAACGCCTTTAAGACTTTTGACTTAGTTTAGGCTCTTTTAATCTCGTGACCAACGAATTCTTCTAAAGTGGCAAACATTTCATCAACAGAAAGCACTTCGAAATCAGGATGGGATTTAAGAAAATTAGCGTTCAAAGTAATTAGATTTTCTTCTATTTCGAAAAAAGTGTCATTGTTAAGCAAATCTCTAATCGGATTTACACCTTCTAACTTGCCTTTTAGGAATTTATTGAGTTTTACGCTGCTCATTAATTTTACTTTTTTACTTTGCTGTTGAAATAATTCTAAATGCTTTTCAGCTCCAATGAGTGCCAAACCTTCTTCAATCAATTCATTTAATTCGGTATTCCAGCCTGATTTATATACAAATTGAGCAAAATTACC
Above is a window of Flavobacterium sp. 123 DNA encoding:
- a CDS encoding DUF4375 domain-containing protein, whose protein sequence is MEFGRIIVSETAFNSENLQDVIHSNISVINLMREEGVNDDLIHEDALMSYYLDYYFSQCAEGNFAQFVYKSGWNTELNELIEEGLALIGAEKHLELFQQQSKKVKLMSSVKLNKFLKGKLEGVNPIRDLLNNDTFFEIEENLITLNANFLKSHPDFEVLSVDEMFATLEEFVGHEIKRA